One genomic window of Punica granatum isolate Tunisia-2019 chromosome 1, ASM765513v2, whole genome shotgun sequence includes the following:
- the LOC116192455 gene encoding peptide chain release factor PrfB2, chloroplastic isoform X2 translates to MRLGRSRSGSSVPTNLVRSLFSSLPGPRTAIPSSSHRSASPVESSSTAGSSSSVPRILNPPFGSCRNLSHQKGTFSAPAYDIVKNIIRSSCSSSSSLVSRRRYFGGVRLLSNQAAVEASTSDGLTVEGILSSQWTILDESEGDWKSHAAAIAQSIHLIKKRLQWKKLLVRFQVLSAQLEKPDIWNDPAHAGRLSREQGSLLSRMKEVVEFERELLENIDMIKLAREENDSELELESLNALVRMRRISKEKELEALLAGEQDPCSCYIEVQAGAGGTESMDWAAMVMQMYKLWAQRRGYGVTVVDEMSGDIAGIKRATIKVDGEYAFGYAKSEVGVHRLVRISPFDSNKRRHTSFAAVAVIPIQGDGSTRVQINESDLRIDRFRSGGAGGQSVNKTESAIRIVHIPTGITVTCQNERSQHMNKASAMAVLQSRLDQLERARQAQMNAEHTQSLTDISWGNQIRTYVMHPYRMVKDLRTNFEVSDPDSVLDGDIDGFILSYLSASLDKDEDDR, encoded by the exons ATGCGGCTTGGGAGATCCCGCAGTGGATCCTCAGTTCCGACCAATCTTGTTCGCTCCCTGTTCTCTTCTCTACCAGGACCCCGGACCGCCATCCCGAGCTCATCTCACCGTTCAGCTTCCCCAGTGGAGAGCTCATCTACTGCAGGGTCTAGTTCATCTGTCCCCAGAATCTTGAATCCCCCTTTTGGGTCTTGCAGAAATCTCTCCCATCAAAAGGGGACCTTTTCAGCTCCAGCTTATGATATCGTGAAGAACATCATCAGGTCTTCGTGTTCTTCATCGAGTTCCCTCGTCAGTAGAAGGCGCTATTTTGGGGGCGTGCGGCTGCTGAGTAATCAGGCAGCAGTTGAGGCATCGACCTCTGATGGGCTCACAGTGGAGGGAATCCTCTCCAGTCAGTGGACGATTCTCGATGAGAGCGAAGGTGATTGGAAGAGCCATGCGGCTGCAATTGCCCAGTCCATTCACCTTATCAAGAAGCGCCTGCAG TGGAAGAAATTGCTGGTGAGGTTCCAGGTGCTGTCGGCTCAGTTGGAGAAGCCGGATATATGGAATGATCCGGCACATGCTGGGAGGCTAAGCCGAGAGCAGGGCTCCCTCTTGTCAAGGATGAAAGAGGTTGTGGAATTCGAAAGAGAACTGCTCGAGAATATTGACATGATTAAACTTGCACGTGAGGAGAATGACTCTGAGTTGGAATTG GAATCTTTGAACGCTCTGGTTAGGATGAGAAGGATCTCAAAAGAGAAAGAGCTCGAAGCTTTGCTAGCTGGGGAGCAGGATCCTTGCTCTTGTTACATAGAG GTGCAAGCTGGAGCTGGGGGCACCGAAAGCATGGACTGGGCTGCAATGGTCATGCAAATGTATAAGCTATGGGCCCAACGACGAGGGTATGGGGTCACCGTGGTAGATGAAATGTCTGGTGATATTGCAGGAATCAAG AGGGCCACGATCAAAGTGGATGGTGAATATGCATTTGGATATGCAAAATCAGAGGTGGGTGTCCACAGGCTGGTCCGGATCTCCCCATTCGATAGCAACAAACGGCGGCATACATCATTCGCTGCTGTGGCAGTGATTCCAATACAGGGAGATGGGTCCACGCGTGTGCAGATAAATGAATCCGATCTCCGAATTGATCGATTCCGATCTGGAGGAGCCGGAGGACAGAGTGTAAACAAGACTGAGAGTGCCATAAGAATAGTTCACATCCCCACAGGAATCACAGTCACTTGTCAGAACGAAAG ATCGCAGCATATGAACAAGGCTTCAGCAATGGCTGTGCTTCAATCAAGATTAGACCAGCTCGAGAGGGCTCGACAGGCTCAGATGAACGCTGAGCATACGCAATCTCTCACCGACATTAGTTGGGGCAATCAAATCCGTACCTACGTAATGCAT CCCTATCGCATGGTTAAGGATCTCCGAACTAACTTTGAGGTATCTGACCCTGATTCCGTGCTTGATGGAGATATTGATGGGTTCATCCTCAGCTATCTGTCGGCTTCCCTGGACAAAGATGAAGATGACCG GTGA
- the LOC116193698 gene encoding uncharacterized protein LOC116193698: METRGSEEGVLLPNIEGVRYIFHREHEHQLILAELDGWEGMCRSCRKSTSGLTYSCSRCGFYLHKRCTGNPDVIESPLHPHPLTRDFCTGSRCSSCRSTSISKSNFYKCLKCDFSLDQKCALAVPSICLGLPCQLCHSAMALIERLEEDEELRCIICLERCSGPSYSCKSCNYCFHKSCSTGLQDIQHPSHPFHRLTRIELREFKCHNCLEYWYGTLYRCEECDFDLDFKCAFLVAREEFEGKEPVLSDIHRHPLALTDESSRRNGDCIVCYEPCSLSTYSCRACSIYVNVHKSCATTKIPKTLHHTLLQDSSLQRCHSSSHHTLFLDDHLQRSRGSFTCRACQKDCSGLCYEIPGVDYKLDVRCAYLDKPLIIFDGHSHPLIFLEVFDGHGTCNVCDKPCTSSIFHCPTCNIQLHLFCGPLPCSIKQETHTDILDLKDSLVEDLTGYDEFYCDSCEEQRDPHECVYYCSRCHYCADIKCVMHELKLVLSGKSGDVALRTLGRWSRSGKVLSKGLLSEEMQKYGIGTASMDTKPACCMKDIIESLPKDDKIELDNIFNSSEKLFEDLSGDDSIQDARPYSDEEFIQLVQKLDSAELRGLKRSWKSNIRFIRIGEFLVPQQLIHVYNDLYQKYGDLTAETKLSVSLKALMLLPLCQAVEGLCSTKVIDITESDLMDWCICVKAVHRAGFKIQFIVDALKVVVRAYYGLLFQRNIGQEIRSLEEEIPMNKESLGELEGQLKHHKEYFESKEPSLVKECMEEASLLMYKTAGEVVLE; encoded by the exons ATGGAGACCAGAGGTTCGGAAGAAGGGGTTCTGCTCCCTAACATAGAAGGAGTGAGATACATCTTCCATAGGGAGCATGAGCATCAATTGATTCTGGCCGAGCTAGATGGTTGGGAAGGCATGTGCCGCAGTTGCCGCAAGAGCACCTCTGGCCTGACTTACAGCTGTAGCAGATGTGGATTCTACCTTCACAAGAGATGCACCGGAAATCCCGATGTGATTGAGAGTCCCCTGCACCCGCATCCTCTCACGAGGGACTTCTGTACTGGTTCCAGATGCAGTAGCTGCAGGTCAACCTCCATCAGCAAATCCAACTTCTACAAATGCTTGAAGTGCGATTTCTCCCTCGACCAAAAATGCGCCCTTGCGGTACCCTCCATTTGCCTTGGGCTGCCTTGCCAGTTATGTCATTCTGCAATGGCGTTGATCGAGAGATtggaggaggatgaggagctgcGCTGCATCATATGCCTCGAACGCTGCTCCGGTCCATCTTACAGTTGCAAATCATGTAACTATTGCTTCCACAAATCATGTTCCACTGGTCTCCAGGATATCCAGCACCCATCTCACCCATTTCACCGTCTCACAAGGATCGAGCTACGTGAATTCAAGTGCCATAACTGTCTTGAATATTGGTACGGCACATTGTACCGCTGCGAGGAGTGCGACTTTGATCTTGATTTCAAGTGCGCCTTCCTTGTGGCCAGGGAAGAATTTGAAGGTAAAGAACCTGTCCTCAGTGATATCCACCGGCATCCTTTAGCATTGACTGACGAAAGCAGTCGGAGGAACGGTGACTGCATTGTGTGCTATGAACCTTGCTCTCTCTCGACCTATAGTTGCCGTGCTTGTAGCATTTATGTTAATGTTCACAAATCATGCGCGACTACCAAGATACCAAAAACTCTCCATCACACTCTTTTGCAAGATAGCTCTCTTCAGAGGTGTCACAGCTCATCCCATCACACTCTTTTCCTAGACGACCATCTTCAGAGGTCTCGCGGCTCATTCACGTGTAGAGCATGTCAAAAGGACTGCTCAGGCTTATGCTATGAGATTCCAGGTGTTGATTACAAGCTCGATGTAAGATGTGCATATCTTGACAAACCTCTCATAATATTTGATGGGCACAGTCACCCTCTTATCTTCCTCGAGGTTTTTGATGGCCATGGGACGTGCAATGTTTGTGATAAACCCTGCACATCGTCCATATTTCACTGCCCAACCTGCAACATCCAACTCCATTTGTTCTGTGGTCCACTGCCGTGCTCCATCAAACAAGAGACACATACGGATATTCTCGACCTGAAGGATTCGCTTGTGGAGGATTTGACGGGGTATGATGAGTTTTATTGTGATAGCTGTGAAGAACAAAGAGACCCACATGAATGTGTTTATTATTGTTCTCGCTGTCACTACTGTGCTGACATCAAATGCGTGATGCATGAG CTTAAACTTGTGTTATCGGGGAAGTCTGGAGATGTTGCGTTGAGGACCTTGGGCCGATGGAGTCGTTCGGGTAAAGTACTAAGTAAAGGCTTGTTATCGGAAGAAATGCAGAAGTATGGAATAGGAACAGCATCTATGGACACCAAGCCTGCATGTTGCATGAAAGACATCATAGAATCTTTACCTAAAGATGATAAAATCGAGTTGGACAATATCTTTAACAGCAGTGAGAAATTGTTCGAGGACTTGAGCGGAGACGACAGTATTCAGGACGCCCGTCCTTATTCGGATGAAGAGTTCATACAGCTAGTGCAAAAGCTTGATTCTGCAGAGTTGAGAGGTCTCAAGAGAAGCTGGAAATCCAACATAAGGTTCATCCGTATCGGAGAATTTCTCGTACCCCAGCAGTTGATTCATGTATACAATGACTTGTATCAGAAGTATGGTGATCTCACTGCTGAAACAAAGCTAAGTGTTAGCCTTAAGGCGCTGATGTTGCTTCCCTTGTGTCAAGCAGTTGAGGGATTATGCTCGACTAAGGTGATAGATATCACTGAAAGTGATCTCATGGATTGGTGTATCTGCGTTAAAGCTGTCCACAGGGCAGGTTTCAAGATCCAATTCATTGTCGATGCTCTGAAGGTAGTTGTGCGGGCTTACTATGGGCTTCTCTTTCAAAGGAATATTGGTCAGGAGATCAGGTCACTTGAAGAAGAGATTCCAATGAACAAAGAATCACTGGGGGAACTCGAGGGACAACTCAAACACCATAAGGAATATTTCGAATCTAAAGAACCTAGCCTGGTCAAGGAGTGCATGGAAGAAGCTTCATTGCTGATGTATAAGACAGCTGGCGAGGTTGTTCTTGAATAG
- the LOC116192455 gene encoding peptide chain release factor PrfB2, chloroplastic isoform X1, with protein sequence MRLGRSRSGSSVPTNLVRSLFSSLPGPRTAIPSSSHRSASPVESSSTAGSSSSVPRILNPPFGSCRNLSHQKGTFSAPAYDIVKNIIRSSCSSSSSLVSRRRYFGGVRLLSNQAAVEASTSDGLTVEGILSSQWTILDESEGDWKSHAAAIAQSIHLIKKRLQWKKLLVRFQVLSAQLEKPDIWNDPAHAGRLSREQGSLLSRMKEVVEFERELLENIDMIKLAREENDSELELESLNALVRMRRISKEKELEALLAGEQDPCSCYIEVQAGAGGTESMDWAAMVMQMYKLWAQRRGYGVTVVDEMSGDIAGIKRATIKVDGEYAFGYAKSEVGVHRLVRISPFDSNKRRHTSFAAVAVIPIQGDGSTRVQINESDLRIDRFRSGGAGGQSVNKTESAIRIVHIPTGITVTCQNERSQHMNKASAMAVLQSRLDQLERARQAQMNAEHTQSLTDISWGNQIRTYVMHPYRMVKDLRTNFEVSDPDSVLDGDIDGFILSYLSASLDKDEDDRLYWEGG encoded by the exons ATGCGGCTTGGGAGATCCCGCAGTGGATCCTCAGTTCCGACCAATCTTGTTCGCTCCCTGTTCTCTTCTCTACCAGGACCCCGGACCGCCATCCCGAGCTCATCTCACCGTTCAGCTTCCCCAGTGGAGAGCTCATCTACTGCAGGGTCTAGTTCATCTGTCCCCAGAATCTTGAATCCCCCTTTTGGGTCTTGCAGAAATCTCTCCCATCAAAAGGGGACCTTTTCAGCTCCAGCTTATGATATCGTGAAGAACATCATCAGGTCTTCGTGTTCTTCATCGAGTTCCCTCGTCAGTAGAAGGCGCTATTTTGGGGGCGTGCGGCTGCTGAGTAATCAGGCAGCAGTTGAGGCATCGACCTCTGATGGGCTCACAGTGGAGGGAATCCTCTCCAGTCAGTGGACGATTCTCGATGAGAGCGAAGGTGATTGGAAGAGCCATGCGGCTGCAATTGCCCAGTCCATTCACCTTATCAAGAAGCGCCTGCAG TGGAAGAAATTGCTGGTGAGGTTCCAGGTGCTGTCGGCTCAGTTGGAGAAGCCGGATATATGGAATGATCCGGCACATGCTGGGAGGCTAAGCCGAGAGCAGGGCTCCCTCTTGTCAAGGATGAAAGAGGTTGTGGAATTCGAAAGAGAACTGCTCGAGAATATTGACATGATTAAACTTGCACGTGAGGAGAATGACTCTGAGTTGGAATTG GAATCTTTGAACGCTCTGGTTAGGATGAGAAGGATCTCAAAAGAGAAAGAGCTCGAAGCTTTGCTAGCTGGGGAGCAGGATCCTTGCTCTTGTTACATAGAG GTGCAAGCTGGAGCTGGGGGCACCGAAAGCATGGACTGGGCTGCAATGGTCATGCAAATGTATAAGCTATGGGCCCAACGACGAGGGTATGGGGTCACCGTGGTAGATGAAATGTCTGGTGATATTGCAGGAATCAAG AGGGCCACGATCAAAGTGGATGGTGAATATGCATTTGGATATGCAAAATCAGAGGTGGGTGTCCACAGGCTGGTCCGGATCTCCCCATTCGATAGCAACAAACGGCGGCATACATCATTCGCTGCTGTGGCAGTGATTCCAATACAGGGAGATGGGTCCACGCGTGTGCAGATAAATGAATCCGATCTCCGAATTGATCGATTCCGATCTGGAGGAGCCGGAGGACAGAGTGTAAACAAGACTGAGAGTGCCATAAGAATAGTTCACATCCCCACAGGAATCACAGTCACTTGTCAGAACGAAAG ATCGCAGCATATGAACAAGGCTTCAGCAATGGCTGTGCTTCAATCAAGATTAGACCAGCTCGAGAGGGCTCGACAGGCTCAGATGAACGCTGAGCATACGCAATCTCTCACCGACATTAGTTGGGGCAATCAAATCCGTACCTACGTAATGCAT CCCTATCGCATGGTTAAGGATCTCCGAACTAACTTTGAGGTATCTGACCCTGATTCCGTGCTTGATGGAGATATTGATGGGTTCATCCTCAGCTATCTGTCGGCTTCCCTGGACAAAGATGAAGATGACCG CTTATACTGGGAAGGCGGGTGA
- the LOC116201366 gene encoding uncharacterized protein LOC116201366, with protein sequence MEAESSNLRRQIDHPAHTHSGPLTLTLTLTLGRGSQDSSCSICGKRFKQQDPVYSCSDPHCDFKVDLACSSIRSVIEFEAHRQHPLCFVERVAPGTSCRHCTDKRSDLPMFRCGECGFSLHLLCGPLPRVIQYKHFELTLTDSLLNGVDADDCWCDICERQRDPAQCVYHSRDSMVTASIDCLLPQIILALKGDLGELELRTVGEHIPGKVIIRVQVEDCLQPPKVESEIYGDEMVEEAESSSETCSPEAEEETEFSPEMEEDIKNFFSDLQEELGPVFAEASKQWRELIDSFELYEEAKPKKGKSKIQGDEWAEEAETSTVMEEVFRGLSLDSHQLLRSLNADQADDFEGFLNATAKFIGQSKATGSFPFLDDAAQRFKEQLDISSLEEDVQHEKPESGTEDDEVVEGLTLTYVQVMRSLTPQDIEQINSAFRKCTKHGKEGEAIVSFLYYSSAPPPPPELEFPYSDHVYERFKEQIDNTDRVNDSYLTGWKKYAAKIVKVGNNMIPSQFVPIYRELVDRYGDFSADSELSPVAKAVIFHLFFAVVYSMRGTQVRNITDDLLCTWQYYLRGVQNAGFKIQFAIDNLEKLLRARCGLKVMEFRDDTGKNLEVRVEELSKQIDEKEAKLEALKSIREKYRKPREAEETLVKQCLIEAANWKWKDVGDLIL encoded by the exons ATGGAAGCTGAGAGCTCGAATTTGCGCAGACAGATCGATCACCCGGCTCACACGCATTCTGGTCCGCTCACCCTCACCCTCACCCTCACCCTCGGTAGGGGATCCCAGGACTCCTCTTGCTCTATCTGCGGAAAACGTTTCAAGCAGCAGGACCCAGTCTACAGCTGCTCCGACCCCCACTGCGACTTCAAGGTAGATCTGGCGTGCAGTTCCATCAGGTCCGTGATAGAATTCGAAGCGCACCGTCAACATCCACTCTGCTTCGTTGAGAGAGTTGCTCCTGGAACCAGCTGCCGCCATTGCACGGATAAACGATCCGATCTGCCCATGTTTCGGTGCGGAGAGTGTGGTTTCAGCCTGCACCTCCTGTGTGGCCCACTACCACGTGTCATCCAGTACAAACACTTTGAGTTAACTCTCACGGACTCTCTTCTTAATGGAGTCGATGCGGATGACTGCTGGTGTGATATCTGCGAGCGGCAGCGTGATCCCGCACAGTGCGTTTATCATTCCCGAGATAGTATGGTCACTGCCTCCATTGACTGCCTCCTGCCTCAG ATCATACTTGCACTTAAAGGAGATCTTGGAGAATTAGAACTGAGGACTGTAGGAGAACATATTCCGGGCAAGGTGATCATCAGAGTTCAAGTAGAAGATTGCTTGCAGCCTCCTAAAGTCGAAAGTGAAATATACGGAGATGAAATGGTAGAGGAAGCAGAATCCTCGAGTGAGACGTGCAGTCCAGAAGCTGAAGAGGAGACAGAGTTCTCTCCAGAGATGGAGGAAgatattaaaaatttcttttcggACCTCCAAGAAGAGCTTGGACCTGTCTTTGCAGAGGCCTCTAAGCAGTGGAGGGAACTAATTGATAGTTTCGAGTTGTACGAAGAGGCAAAGCCCAAGAAAGGTAAGAGCAAAATACAAGGTGATGAATGGGCAGAGGAAGCAGAAACCTCAACTGTCATGGAAGAAGTGTTCAGAGGCCTTTCTTTGGACTCTCACCAACTACTTCGTTCTCTAAATGCCGACCAAGCCGATGATTTTGAAGGTTTCTTAAATGCAACAGCTAAATTTATAGGGCAGTCAAAAGCTACTGGGAGTTTCCCTTTCTTAGATGACGCCGCCCAAAGGTTCAAAGAacagcttgatatttcctctTTGGAGGAAGATGTGCAGCATGAGAAGCCCGAAAGCGGGACCGAGGATGATGAAGTGGTTGAAGGTCTTACTCTGACCTACGTGCAAGTGATGCGCTCTCTTACTCCCCAGGATATCGAGCAAATTAACAGTGCTTTCAGAAAATGCACTAAACATGGAAAAGAGGGGGAAGCTATTGTgagttttctttattattcttctgctcctcctccccctccaGAGCTCGAATTCCCTTATTCAGATCATGTGTATGAACGGTTCAAGGAACAAATAGATAATACCGACCGAGTTAATGACTCCTATTTGACTGGGTGGAAAAAATACGCTGCTAAGATTGTCAAAGTTGGGAACAACATGATTCCTTCTCAGTTTGTTCCTATCTAtcgggaattggtcgacagaTATGGGGATTTCAGTGCAGACAGTGAGCTTAGCCCTGTTGCGAAGGCAGTCATATTTCACCTATTCTTCGCAGTTGTCTACAGCATGCGCGGAACTCAGGTCCGTAACATCACTGACGACCTTCTTTGCACATGGCAGTACTACTTAAGAGGTGTGCAGAACGCAGGTTTCAAGATTCAATTCGCCATAGATAATTTGGAGAAGCTATTGCGGGCTCGTTGCGGTCTCAAAGTTATGGAGTTTAGAGATGACACTGGAAAGAATCTGGAAGTGAGAGTGGAGGAGCTTTCAAAGCAGATAGATGAAAAAGAGGCCAAGCTAGAAGCACTCAAGTCGATACGGGAAAAGTACAGGAAACCAAGGGAAGCAGAAGAAACGCTGGTGAAGCAATGCTTGATCGAGGCAGCAAATTGGAAGTGGAAGGATGTAGGTGACCTAATCCTGTGA
- the LOC116201386 gene encoding calreticulin: protein MANRSSSRAPNIIVPFVLFSLIAIACAEVFFEERFDDGWEKRWVKSDWKKDENVAGEWNYTSGKWNGDPNDKGIQTSEDYRFYAISAEFPEFSNKDKALVFQFSVKHEQKLDCGGGYMKLLNGEVDQKKFGGDTPYSIMFGPDICGYSTKKVHAILNYNGTNHLLKKDVPCETDQLTHVYTFILRPDATYSILIDNDEKKSGSLYSDWDLLPPKKIKDPEAKKPEDWDDKEYIPDPEDKKPEGYDDIPEEIPDPDAKKPEDWDDEEDGEWTAPTIPNPEYKGPWKPKKIKNPNYQGKWKAPMIDNPDFKDDPELYVYPNLKYVGVELWQVKSGTLFDNVLVCDDVEYAKKLAEETWGKNKDAEKAAFEEAEKKREEEEAKADPVDSDAEDEEDDDADDADDADAEVKKDDTAEIETETESDDVKDEL, encoded by the exons ATGGCGAATCGAAGTAGCTCCCGCGCGCCTAACATTATCGTCCCTTTCGTGCTCTTCTCGCTGATCGCTATCGCCTGCGCAGAGGTCTTCTTCGAAGAGCGCTTCGATG atggatgggagaagcgTTGGGTTAAATCCGACTGGAAGAAAGATGAAAATGTGGCAGGAGAGTGGAACTACACTTCCGGTAAATGGAATGGGGACCCTAACGACAAAG GTATCCAGACAAGTGAAGACTACAGGTTCTATGCTATATCAGCTGAATTCCCTGAATTCAGCAACAAAGACAAGGCATTAGTCTTCCAATTTTCAGTTAAGCACGAACAGAAACTTGACTGCGGCGGTGGCTATATGAAGCTGCTTAATGGTGAAGTTGATCAAAAGAAATTCGGCGGTGACACACCATATAG TATTATGTTTGGACCTGATATTTGCGGCTACAGTACAAAGAAAGTTCATGCTATTCTCAATTATAATGGAACCAACCACCTGCTCAAGAAGGACGTCCCCTGTGAGACTGATCAGCTGACCCATGTCTATACTTTTATCCTCCGTCCTGATGCTACCTACAGTATCCTCATCGACaatgatgaaaagaaaagtgGTAGCTTGTACTCTGACTGGGACCTTCTTCCACCAAAGAAGATCAAGGATCCTGAAGCTAAGAAA ccTGAAGACTGGGATGACAAGGAGTATATTCCCGATCCCGAAGACAAGAAGCCAGAG GGTTACGATGATATCCCCGAGGAGATCCCGGATCCTGATGCTAAGAAG CCTGAAGACTGGGATGATGAGGAAGATGGTGAATGGACAGCCCCAACTATTCCCAACCCCGAGTACAAGGGCCCATGGAAGCCAAAG AAAATTAAGAACCCTAACTACCAAGGGAAGTGGAAGGCACCCATGATTGACAACCCAG ACTTCAAGGATGATCCGGAGTTGTATGTCTACCCCAACTTGAAGTACGTCGGTGTTGAGCTGTGGCAGGTGAAATCTGGCACATTGTTCGACAATGTCTTGGTTTGCGATGATGTGGAGTATGCGAAGAAGCTTGCTGAGGAAACATGGGGCAAGAACAAGGAT GCTGAGAAGGCAGCATTTGAAGAggcagagaagaagagagaggaagag GAAGCAAAGGCGGACCCAGTTGATTCGGAT GCTGAGGATGAAGAGGATGATGATGCTGATGATGCCGACGATGCAGATGCTGAAGTCAAGAAGGACGACACTGCCGAGATCGAGACCGAGACCGAGAGTGACGATGTAAAG GATGAGCTGTAG